One part of the Microbacterium aurugineum genome encodes these proteins:
- a CDS encoding Nramp family divalent metal transporter: protein MPKNSVLPGTTKDLTPATAPRGLWLLGPALVAGVAYLDPGNVASNMTAGAQYGYLLVWVVVAGNVMAWLIQYLSAKLGVVTGQSLPEVLGTRLRRPWARRAYWVQAELVAMATDLAEIIGGAVALNLLFDVPLLLGGLITGAVSMILLTVQNRRGARPFEFVIIGLMAIITIGFVAGVFVAPPDPAGILGGMVPRFEDTGSVLLAASILGATIMPHAIYAHSSLARDRFGATTAHAGDEAVRTESSRIRRLLTATRWDVSVAMVIAGSVNLCILLLAAANLAGVEGTDSLEGAHAALAAGLGPVVATFFAVGLLASGLASTSVGAYAGAEIMHGLLHVRVPLLARRLVTLIPALVILGIGFDPTLALVLSQVVLSFGIPFALIPLVVLTAQRRTLGAWVNRRWTTAAGIVASVLLIALNGALLWLVLTGA from the coding sequence GTGCCTAAAAATTCTGTGCTTCCGGGAACCACGAAGGATCTGACCCCGGCGACCGCGCCCCGCGGGCTGTGGCTGCTCGGACCCGCCCTCGTCGCCGGGGTCGCCTACCTCGACCCGGGAAACGTCGCGAGCAACATGACCGCGGGCGCCCAGTATGGCTACCTGTTGGTCTGGGTCGTCGTCGCCGGCAACGTCATGGCCTGGCTCATCCAGTACCTCTCCGCGAAACTGGGGGTCGTCACGGGGCAGAGCCTTCCCGAGGTGCTGGGCACACGCCTGCGCCGCCCGTGGGCACGCCGGGCGTACTGGGTGCAGGCCGAACTCGTCGCGATGGCCACCGATCTCGCGGAGATCATCGGCGGGGCGGTCGCCCTGAACCTGCTCTTCGACGTACCCCTGCTGCTCGGCGGCCTGATCACGGGCGCCGTCTCGATGATCCTCCTCACGGTGCAGAACCGTCGTGGCGCACGTCCGTTCGAGTTCGTGATCATCGGACTGATGGCCATCATCACGATCGGCTTCGTCGCCGGTGTGTTCGTGGCTCCGCCGGATCCGGCAGGGATCCTGGGCGGCATGGTGCCGCGCTTCGAGGACACCGGATCCGTGCTGCTGGCAGCCTCGATCCTCGGGGCGACGATCATGCCGCACGCGATCTACGCGCACTCCTCCCTCGCCCGCGACCGTTTCGGGGCGACGACCGCGCACGCCGGCGACGAAGCCGTGCGCACCGAGAGCTCGCGCATCCGTCGGCTCCTCACCGCCACCCGCTGGGACGTCTCGGTCGCGATGGTGATCGCAGGTTCGGTCAACCTCTGCATCCTTCTGCTCGCCGCCGCGAACCTGGCGGGGGTCGAAGGCACCGACTCACTCGAGGGGGCGCACGCCGCCCTCGCCGCCGGCCTCGGACCGGTCGTCGCCACGTTCTTCGCGGTCGGCCTGCTCGCTTCCGGTCTCGCCTCGACGTCGGTCGGCGCCTACGCGGGAGCCGAGATCATGCACGGCCTGCTGCACGTGCGCGTCCCCCTGCTCGCACGGCGACTGGTGACGCTGATCCCCGCTCTCGTGATCCTCGGGATCGGTTTCGATCCGACGCTCGCCCTCGTGCTCAGTCAGGTGGTGCTGTCCTTCGGGATCCCGTTCGCCCTGATTCCCCTGGTCGTGCTCACGGCACAGCGACGGACCCTCGGCGCCTGGGTCAATCGACGGTGGACGACAGCGGCCGGCATCGTGGCCTCGGTGCTGCTGATCGCACTGAACGGCGCCCTGCTCTGGCTGGTGCTGACGGGAGCCTGA
- a CDS encoding metal-dependent transcriptional regulator, with protein MASPAADDYLKTVYAHTEWQDAPITPSVLAAKLGIAPSSVTEMVKKLAAAGLVSHVPYGAVRLTEAGTARALAMVRRHRLVETWLVQEFDYGWDEVHDEAEVLEHTISDRLLEGIDARLGRPRFDPHGDAIPDVDGHVERVPFVLLADAAVGHTGRVLRVSDQDPEVLRAVEAAGIAVGVEVTVTAAGVSVDGTDAEVAHAADVIWLTA; from the coding sequence GTGGCCTCCCCCGCAGCTGACGACTATCTGAAGACCGTCTACGCGCACACCGAGTGGCAGGATGCGCCGATCACCCCGTCGGTGCTCGCCGCGAAGCTCGGCATCGCCCCCTCGTCGGTCACCGAGATGGTCAAGAAGCTCGCTGCCGCGGGGCTCGTCTCGCACGTGCCCTACGGCGCGGTGCGGCTGACGGAGGCCGGCACAGCCCGCGCCCTCGCGATGGTGCGCCGACACCGGCTGGTCGAGACCTGGCTGGTGCAGGAGTTCGACTACGGCTGGGACGAGGTGCACGACGAGGCCGAGGTGCTCGAACACACCATCAGCGACCGACTGCTGGAAGGCATCGACGCCCGCCTCGGACGCCCCCGCTTCGACCCGCACGGCGATGCGATCCCCGATGTCGACGGGCACGTGGAGCGGGTGCCGTTCGTGCTTCTGGCCGATGCCGCGGTCGGACACACGGGACGCGTGCTGCGGGTGAGCGACCAGGATCCGGAAGTGCTCCGCGCCGTGGAGGCCGCGGGCATCGCGGTCGGCGTCGAGGTCACGGTGACCGCCGCCGGTGTGTCTGTCGACGGCACCGACGCCGAGGTCGCGCACGCCGCGGACGTGATCTGGCTCACCGCCTGA